One Xyrauchen texanus isolate HMW12.3.18 chromosome 44, RBS_HiC_50CHRs, whole genome shotgun sequence DNA segment encodes these proteins:
- the LOC127637135 gene encoding placenta-specific gene 8 protein-like: protein MEVMTSQPKSFAPKDFQTDLMSCCDDMSVCCCGIFCLPCLGCSIAKDMNECCACGLGMPIRSVYRTKYNIPGSMCNDFIVTYFCSCCATCQLKRDIDIRKRNGEF from the exons ATGGAGGTGATGACATCACAGCCTAAATCATTTGCACCCAAAGACTTTCAGACGGACTTAATGAGCTGTTGtgatgacatgagtgtgt GTTGTTGTGGCATCTTCTGCCTCCCCTGTTTGGGCTGTTCCATTGCTAAGGACATGAATGAGTGCTGTGCATGTGGTTTAGGCATGCCGATCAGAAGTGTATACCGTACTAAATACAACATCCCG GGTTCCATGTGTAATGACTTTATCGTCACTTACTTCTGCTCGTGTTGTGCGACCTGTCAGCTGAAGAGAGACATTGACATTAGGAAGCGAAATGGAGAATTCTGA
- the plac8.1 gene encoding placenta associated 8, tandem duplicate 1, producing MAVTSQPAAFASKDFQTDLMSCCDDIGVCCCGIFCLPCLGCSIAKDMNECCACGLGMPIRSVYRTKYNIPGSMCNDFIVTYFCSCCATCQLKRDIDIRKRNGEF from the exons ATGGCAGTGACATCACAACCAGCTGCATTTGCATCCAAAGACTTTCAAACCGACTTAATGAGCTGTTGTGATGACATCGGCGTGT GTTGTTGTGGCATCTTCTGCCTCCCCTGTTTGGGCTGTTCCATTGCTAAGGACATGAATGAGTGCTGTGCATGTGGTTTAGGCATGCCGATCAGAAGTGTATACCGTACTAAATACAACATCCCG GGTTCCATGTGTAATGACTTTATCGTCACTTACTTCTGCTCGTGTTGTGCGACCTGTCAGCTGAAGAGAGACATTGACATTAGGAAGCGAAATGGAGAATTCTGA
- the srek1ip1 gene encoding protein SREK1IP1, which translates to MAVPGPNKDNIRAGCKRCGYPGHLTFECRNFVRVDPGKDIVLDVSSTSSEESEEEEQETVSKEKIFGSSHSKGSHEDSKKEKHKKKSKDRSHRKAKKRSYSSSDDEEEVSKKKKKHKSDKKKGKKEKREREKKHRKKLKKKDAESSSNCSSGSSVTD; encoded by the exons ATGGCTGTCCCAG GTCCAAACAAGGATAACATCAGAGCTGGCTGCAAAAGATGCGGATATC CGGGTCATCTTACATTTGAGTGTCGTAATTTTGTTCGTGTGGACCCGGGGAAGGACATTGTTTTGGACGTGAGCAGCACCAGCAGTGAGGAGAGTGAAGAGGAGGAACAGGAAACTGTCAGTAAAGAAAAGATCTTCGGTAGCAGCCATTCAAAAG GTTCACATGAAGATTCCAAAAAGGAAAAGcataaaaagaaaagtaaagacaGATCTCATCGAAAGGCCAAGAAGAG GTCTTATTCATCAAGTGATGATGAGGAGGAAGTgagcaagaagaagaaaaagcatAAGAGCGATAAGAAGAAAGGGAAGAAGGAGAAAAGAGAGCGAGAAAAGAAACACAGGAAAAAACTGAAGAAGAAAGATGCCGAATCTTCCTCAAACTGTTCCTCTGGATCTTCAGTCACTGATTGA